In Kutzneria kofuensis, the DNA window CGTGCAGCAAACGGAGGGTCTGCCGGCACGGCGGAACATCAACAGAGGAACGCTGTTCTTCTTCGGTGCCCTCGGCGGCATCCTGTTCGGCTACGACCTGGGCGTCATCTCAGGTGTCCTGCTGTTCATCAAGAAGATCTGGAACCTCAGCGGGCTCCAGCAGGGCTTCGTCAACGGCGCCCTGGCGGCCGGCGCCATCATCGGCGCGTTGACCGTGATCAAGCTGGCCGACGGCCTCGGCCGCCGGCGCACCATCATCGTCGCGGCCACCGTGTTCGCGCTCGGCACCATCGGCTGCACCTTCGCGCCGAACTTCGAGACGCTGGTGGCGTTCCGGTTCATCGTCGGCATCGCGGTCGGCGCGTCGTCCGCGACCGTGCCGACGTACCTGGCCGAGCTGGCCCCGGGCAAGGTCCGCGGCATGCTGGCCTCGCTGAACCAGCTGATGATCGTCGGCGGCATCCTCATCGCGTACATCGTCGACGACATCCTGGCCGACTCCGGCAACTGGCGGGCCATGATCGCCGCGGCGTTCATCCCCGCGATCATCCTGCTGGTCGGCATGCTGCGTATGCCCGAGACGCCGCGCTGGCTGCTCAAGAACGGCCGCGAGGACGAGGCCCGGGCGGTGCTGTCCAGCACGCTGCAGGGCCAGGGCGTGGACGAGGAGTTCGCCGAGATCAAGGAGGTCATCCGGCTCGACGGCCAGCAGCAGAAGGGCACGCTGCGCGACCTGACCGCCAAGTGGGCCCGGCCGGCCCTGATCGTGGCCCTGATCCTGGCCATCGGCCAGCAGTTCTGCGGTGTCAACGCGGTCAACACCTACGCCCCGATCATGTTCAGCAACCTGGGCTACGGCGCGTCCGCAGCGCTGCTCGCGTCCGTCGTGCTCGGCATCGTGAAGGTGCTGTTCACGGTGGGCGAGATGTTCGTGGTGGACCGCTGGGGCCGCAAGCCGCTGCTGCGCGTGGGCGCTGTGCTGATGGCCGTCACGCTGATCGTGCTCGGTCTGTGCGTGAACTTCATCAAGGACACCAGTGTCGTCGGCCCCATCACCCTGGTGCTGCTGATCCTGTTCCTCGCCGGCTACGAACTCGGCTGGGGCGCGGTGGTCTGGGTCATGATCGGCGAGGTGTTCCCGCTGAAGGTCCGCGGCATCGGCACCGGCACCGCGAGCGTCGTGCTGTGGGCGGCGACGTTCACCATCACCTTCGTGTTCCCGGTGATGTACACGGGCCTTGGCCTGGCCGGTGCGGCGTGGATCTTCGCCGCCGTCTGCGTGATCCTGGTGGTGCTGGTGAGCAAGTTCGTGCCGGAGACCAAGGGGCGCACGCTGGAGCAGATCGAGCTGGACCTGCGCGAGCGCGTGAACGTCTGAAAACTGTCCGACCCCCTGGGTAGCGTGGCTTCATGGCTACCCGACTGGACAACGTGGTCGTCGACGCGGCCGACCCGCTCGCACTCGCGGGCTTCTGGTCGGCCGCGCTCG includes these proteins:
- a CDS encoding sugar porter family MFS transporter yields the protein MQQTEGLPARRNINRGTLFFFGALGGILFGYDLGVISGVLLFIKKIWNLSGLQQGFVNGALAAGAIIGALTVIKLADGLGRRRTIIVAATVFALGTIGCTFAPNFETLVAFRFIVGIAVGASSATVPTYLAELAPGKVRGMLASLNQLMIVGGILIAYIVDDILADSGNWRAMIAAAFIPAIILLVGMLRMPETPRWLLKNGREDEARAVLSSTLQGQGVDEEFAEIKEVIRLDGQQQKGTLRDLTAKWARPALIVALILAIGQQFCGVNAVNTYAPIMFSNLGYGASAALLASVVLGIVKVLFTVGEMFVVDRWGRKPLLRVGAVLMAVTLIVLGLCVNFIKDTSVVGPITLVLLILFLAGYELGWGAVVWVMIGEVFPLKVRGIGTGTASVVLWAATFTITFVFPVMYTGLGLAGAAWIFAAVCVILVVLVSKFVPETKGRTLEQIELDLRERVNV